The genomic segment GGCGCTTGAGTCTGCCTGACGACTCGCGCCTCAGCGGGCGAGCGACCGCCCGCCAAGCGCACAACACCTGCACCGCTTCAGGTCAACTCACCAAGCGCACCGCAAACCGCGTAGCCCCCCGCTGCAGGCGCTGGTTAGGCTGCACCCCTGATGTCCGCCCACACCAGCCAGTGGCGCTCCAGTTCACCGGCCCCGCGCCCCTTGAAGAAGAGCTGCGCGGCGACGTTGTCCTCCGCGACGTTCACGCAGACCTTGCTGGCGCGCTGCGCCGCGAACCACCCTCCGAGCTGGCTCAACAGCTCGGTGGCAATCCCTTGGCGCCGATATTGCGGCGCCACCCACAAATACTGCACTTCCCCATCGCAGGCGTAACGCCGGGTGAGGTGTCCGGCGATGTACCCAACCACGGAGCGTCCGCTGACCGCTACGTAGACCACGCGGAGCGCAAGCGCGTGCTGCGGGTGATGGGTGCCTTGCACGTAGGCCGCCAAGCGTGAGTCACCGGGCTCAGAGGCGGGATCCGTGGATCGAGCGCGGGTGATCTCGGGAACGTCGCCTTCACTCGCCTGCCGGTACCGCAGTTCAGGCCGAGCCGGTTCGATGTCTTGGGTTGCGTCCTCGGACATGGGCCCGCCGGTGTCAGACGGTGCAGCCTAACGACTCGCGCCTCAGGGGCGGGCGACCCGCCAGCCTGGCGCAAGACGCTTGCACTACCTCCGCTCAACTTGCCAGCCACCCAACCCTCAAGCCCCGCGCGCCGGGCCGCTGCAGGCGCTGGTTAGGCGGCGCCCCTTTGGACGCCCGCGGGAGGGCCAGCTTCCGGGGCAACCCATCGTTGAGGTACAGGCAGCGGTTGTCGGCGGTAGACCCGATCCTCGCGCTGCGCAGTAACCAGAGAACGGCGCGGGGTCCGGCCGCCGCCGCATTCCGGGGGCTCGCGCGCCGGAACCCAGTCACTAGATTGTCTCGTGCTGGCCCCTATGTGCCACCTATAACCAAGGAGGTGATCCAGTGTCTAATGACCTTACGAAGGCGCGGATCGCCGGTAGCCGGTAGCGCATTGGCATGAACTGACGACCGACGCATCCGCGCCGATCGGTCATTCGCAGGAACGAGGTCCAGCGTGCCAAGGGGGCGCGCTGGACCTCGCGCATTCTCGGCGCCGCGCCCCTCGCCACCTAACGACTCGCGCAGCGGCGGGCTGGCCGCGGGCCCCGCCACGAACCACCAACTAGCCTAACCTGGGAGCGTTAGGCGGGCGGGCGTCACGCGCCCGTGCCCGCCCGCAGCAGGCGCTGGTTAGGCCGCACGCGACGGCCACGCCCGCCGGTGTGTCAGTGGAGCCGACGGACCCTGGGACCTCGCTCTGGCAGAAGGGCCTGAACGATCGTCGCCTCAACCATCAAAGAACTCCTGCAATTCCAGTGCTCTGAGCCACCCATACCCATCCAGACAATGTCCGTGGCGACGGGAACCGTCACCTCAACAGCGACCGAGGCGCCGGCCGCGCTATCGCGAGCTATCAGGCTCACAGCGACTCGGCTACG from the Gemmatimonadales bacterium genome contains:
- a CDS encoding GNAT family N-acetyltransferase; translation: MSEDATQDIEPARPELRYRQASEGDVPEITRARSTDPASEPGDSRLAAYVQGTHHPQHALALRVVYVAVSGRSVVGYIAGHLTRRYACDGEVQYLWVAPQYRRQGIATELLSQLGGWFAAQRASKVCVNVAEDNVAAQLFFKGRGAGELERHWLVWADIRGAA